In a single window of the Candidatus Nanosynbacter featherlites genome:
- a CDS encoding type IV secretory system conjugative DNA transfer family protein, which yields MEIFSWTIALLMQWYVWLPLVILLSFLTWRNYQQLNEFISSDNVLLILEIPKTNDKKELAAEQLFASLHGILRDKRELKLSRGAQEHLSFEVASVNGQIRFYVWTPRSLQSFVEGQIYAQYPTVQIHQASEDYTEHERDHSVTYTTEMTLTASEFLPIKTFQTFEVDPLAGITGTLAKLESTGEELWIQVLAKPIEDSWQVEADHWISRLREGSASILPSVGGSMRWLGGLFAALWRPPEEGLAGGKGPEISERNKTRIAEAEKKATKLGYEVKIRLAYLGENQTNAKLRMQALVGTFKQFNSTNLNGFKPIKAAYGKEFLEKYRRRAFFGEGFILNIEELASVFHLPHTNVETPNIVWASAKTAEPPSKLPVLTGSDANDDQISAFGVTNFRGINHQFGMLRYDRSRHVYIIGQTGAGKSGLLELFALSDIFHNQGYAIIDPHGDFAINNMKFIPGSRLNDVVYFNPADTAYPLGFNPLEVTNPNQKTNISSEVIGVLKRMFGDSWGPRLEYILRYTILALLDRPETTMLDITRMLTDKNFRKETLGYCRDTVVLQFWNVEFASWNDKFVAEAVAPVLNKVGAFTANPIIRNIIGQPKSTFNIRQIMDEGKILIVNLSKGLIGEDNAAILGSFLVTKIQLAAMSRSDIPDIRDRRPFYLYVDEFQNFATDSFATILSEARKYGLNLTVANQYISQMNETVRDAVFGNVGTMISFRVSADDAPILAKQFEPNFEAVDLLQMHNRNFVINMVIGGEKTPAFSARTLELPPSQADNTLHIIEHSRRMYSRSREDVEKEINAAIMPQPQPQKQPPRPAAQPITRQPAQQPVATANTRPAQPQPAPNNNEVVLQIRGNNTNTNTTSDSATAPKKRRRRRKKSAT from the coding sequence ATGGAAATATTTTCCTGGACTATAGCGTTATTGATGCAGTGGTATGTTTGGTTACCGCTGGTCATTTTGTTGTCTTTTTTGACGTGGCGCAATTATCAACAGCTTAATGAATTCATCTCAAGCGACAACGTTTTGCTTATTTTGGAAATTCCAAAAACCAACGACAAGAAAGAACTTGCCGCCGAGCAATTATTCGCCAGCCTGCACGGCATCTTGCGCGATAAACGCGAGCTCAAACTGAGCAGGGGAGCGCAAGAACATTTGAGCTTTGAAGTGGCTTCGGTCAATGGGCAAATTCGGTTCTATGTCTGGACACCGCGGTCCCTGCAAAGCTTCGTCGAGGGGCAGATCTACGCCCAATATCCAACCGTGCAAATCCACCAGGCCAGTGAAGATTATACCGAGCACGAACGTGATCATTCGGTAACCTACACCACAGAAATGACTTTAACGGCGTCTGAATTTTTACCAATCAAAACCTTCCAAACCTTTGAAGTTGACCCGCTGGCTGGCATCACAGGGACGTTAGCAAAACTAGAATCAACCGGTGAGGAGCTATGGATTCAGGTGTTAGCCAAACCAATTGAAGACTCATGGCAAGTGGAAGCCGACCATTGGATCTCCCGCTTACGCGAAGGTTCTGCCAGCATCTTACCAAGCGTTGGCGGTAGCATGCGCTGGCTCGGCGGCTTGTTCGCAGCCTTATGGAGACCACCAGAGGAAGGATTGGCTGGCGGCAAAGGTCCAGAAATTTCTGAACGCAATAAAACCCGCATTGCCGAGGCTGAGAAGAAAGCCACCAAGTTGGGCTATGAGGTAAAAATACGCCTGGCATATCTTGGAGAAAACCAAACCAACGCCAAGTTGCGCATGCAAGCATTGGTGGGAACTTTCAAACAATTCAACTCAACAAACCTGAATGGCTTTAAACCCATTAAAGCAGCTTACGGTAAAGAATTCTTGGAAAAGTATCGTCGCCGTGCATTTTTTGGCGAAGGCTTCATCCTCAACATTGAAGAGCTGGCCTCCGTCTTCCACTTGCCGCACACCAATGTTGAGACGCCGAACATCGTCTGGGCCAGCGCCAAAACCGCCGAACCGCCATCCAAGCTACCCGTCCTGACCGGTAGCGACGCCAACGACGACCAGATTTCCGCCTTTGGCGTCACCAATTTCCGCGGCATCAACCACCAGTTCGGCATGCTGCGCTATGACCGCTCGCGCCACGTCTACATCATCGGCCAGACAGGAGCAGGTAAGTCAGGGTTGCTCGAATTATTCGCGCTCAGCGACATCTTTCACAATCAAGGCTACGCCATCATCGACCCGCACGGCGACTTCGCCATCAACAACATGAAATTCATCCCCGGCTCACGGCTGAACGACGTCGTCTATTTCAACCCGGCCGACACCGCCTATCCGCTCGGGTTCAATCCGCTGGAAGTCACCAACCCGAACCAAAAAACCAACATCTCATCAGAGGTCATCGGCGTCCTGAAACGCATGTTTGGCGATTCATGGGGGCCGCGGCTGGAGTACATTTTGCGCTACACCATCCTGGCACTGCTCGACCGGCCAGAGACAACCATGCTGGACATCACCCGTATGCTAACTGATAAAAACTTCCGCAAAGAAACGCTGGGCTATTGCCGCGACACTGTGGTCTTGCAATTCTGGAACGTCGAATTCGCCAGCTGGAACGACAAATTCGTCGCCGAGGCTGTCGCACCAGTCCTTAACAAGGTCGGTGCCTTTACCGCCAACCCAATCATCCGTAACATCATCGGCCAGCCCAAGTCCACCTTCAACATCCGCCAAATCATGGACGAAGGCAAAATCCTCATCGTTAATCTATCCAAGGGTCTGATCGGCGAAGACAACGCCGCCATCCTCGGCTCGTTCCTAGTCACCAAAATTCAGCTGGCTGCCATGAGCCGCTCAGATATCCCCGACATCCGTGACCGCCGCCCATTCTATCTTTACGTCGACGAGTTCCAGAACTTTGCCACCGACTCATTTGCCACCATCCTGTCCGAAGCCCGCAAGTACGGCCTCAACCTGACCGTCGCCAATCAGTACATCTCACAGATGAATGAAACCGTGCGCGACGCGGTGTTTGGTAACGTCGGCACCATGATTTCATTCCGCGTGTCTGCCGACGACGCACCGATCCTCGCCAAACAATTTGAGCCGAATTTCGAAGCAGTCGACCTCTTACAGATGCACAATCGTAACTTCGTCATCAATATGGTCATTGGGGGAGAGAAGACCCCAGCCTTTTCCGCACGTACCCTGGAGCTCCCGCCAAGCCAAGCTGATAACACCTTGCACATCATTGAACATTCACGACGCATGTACTCACGGAGCAGGGAGGATGTCGAAAAAGAAATCAATGCCGCCATCATGCCGCAACCCCAGCCACAGAAGCAGCCACCTCGACCTGCCGCTCAGCCAATCACCAGACAGCCAGCTCAGCAGCCTGTTGCTACTGCTAACACTCGTCCAGCCCAACCACAACCAGCTCCAAACAATAATGAAGTCGTTCTCCAAATCCGCGGCAATAACACAAACACTAACACTACATCCGACTCAGCTACCGCACCAAAAAAGCGGCGGCGAAGACGGAAGAAGAGTGCTACCTAA
- a CDS encoding sigma factor-like helix-turn-helix DNA-binding protein: MSKPEIADAAESLNTAVADILGSISQEREREIISRRFGLEDRKETLEQIGEMLGITRERVRQLEKAILTKLRASVAEDKLPSVNSAEKLVVSHLSEMGRGARMQNLTSHILGRDATLLERSAVAFLAELAPGLTVINENDDFYQSAVISSVGDEKSVKKQVEEIVKFIKKHGQPITAEAIHESMDYEHPQNIAALASISKKLAELKGNWGLIKWPTVNPKNIRDKIFVILDDNGKPMHFSEIAKAIKDSDFKRKNVTTQAIHNELIKDSRFVLIGRGIYALDSWGYSRGTVADIITDILKEADEPLHRDEIIKRVLDKRQVKETTILLNLQSKSQFKRVAKATYVFEQQQA; this comes from the coding sequence ATGAGCAAACCAGAAATAGCTGACGCGGCAGAGAGTTTGAATACAGCGGTTGCGGATATTCTTGGTAGCATTTCTCAGGAGCGTGAGCGTGAAATCATTTCACGTCGCTTTGGGCTGGAAGACAGGAAAGAGACATTGGAACAGATCGGTGAGATGTTAGGCATTACTCGTGAGCGCGTTCGTCAACTTGAGAAAGCCATCCTCACTAAACTACGTGCGTCAGTAGCAGAAGACAAATTACCATCTGTTAATTCCGCCGAAAAGCTTGTTGTGTCACATCTGTCAGAAATGGGCCGTGGTGCTCGCATGCAAAACTTGACATCGCACATTTTGGGTCGTGATGCGACACTCCTGGAGCGCTCAGCTGTCGCTTTCTTGGCAGAATTAGCGCCAGGCTTGACCGTTATCAATGAAAATGACGATTTCTATCAGTCTGCGGTCATCTCATCCGTCGGTGACGAAAAGTCAGTGAAAAAACAAGTTGAAGAAATTGTTAAATTCATCAAAAAACATGGTCAGCCAATCACCGCTGAAGCAATTCACGAATCCATGGACTATGAGCATCCGCAGAACATCGCAGCGCTGGCCTCCATCAGCAAGAAGCTGGCTGAGCTGAAAGGGAACTGGGGGCTCATCAAATGGCCAACCGTCAACCCAAAGAATATTCGCGACAAAATCTTTGTCATCCTGGACGACAATGGCAAACCAATGCATTTCTCAGAGATCGCTAAGGCCATCAAAGACAGTGATTTCAAGCGCAAAAACGTCACCACGCAGGCTATTCACAACGAACTCATCAAAGACAGCCGCTTCGTGCTGATTGGTCGCGGTATCTATGCCCTGGACTCATGGGGCTACAGCCGCGGTACTGTTGCCGACATCATCACTGACATTCTCAAAGAAGCTGACGAGCCACTGCACCGCGACGAAATCATCAAACGAGTTTTGGACAAACGTCAAGTCAAAGAAACGACTATTTTACTAAACTTGCAGTCAAAGTCACAGTTCAAGCGTGTCGCCAAGGCTACCTACGTGTTTGAACAGCAACAAGCCTGA
- the gltX gene encoding glutamate--tRNA ligase has product MTIRTRFAPSPTGYIHVGNVRAALFPWLLTRQQGGSFILRIEDTDRSRFVPGAEDLILDTLEWLGIDWDEGPRKGGSHGPYHQSERLEIYHTWAKKLVEKGLAYADPYTPEEVQGFREEARALKKAFLYRDYRPENPPEWDGTQPLRFKVTSPKRYTWNDPVMGELSAGPEALDDFILIKADGYPTYNFAHIIDDFEMGITHVIRGLEYISSTPKYLSLYEALEITPPTLVCLPHIMAPDGRKKLGKRDGAKSVTDYRTDGILPEAMLNFLASMGWNDGTEQEIFSRQELIDKFSLDRVQRSGARFDEKRLLWMNGQWIRQISLDDLYQRVESYWPQSAAQFDASYKHQVLALVQDRLKTLAELPMMSRFFFEEPDVNWELITSNKQLKKLSEGEIRELLKTVHDKLAELADWNPETIQETLNQLLEITGQKPGVLFSLIRIVTTWAPFSPQLNDTLALFGKDKTLSRIASQL; this is encoded by the coding sequence ATGACTATTCGTACTCGTTTTGCGCCATCACCAACCGGCTACATTCATGTTGGAAATGTTCGAGCTGCCTTATTTCCGTGGTTATTGACACGCCAACAGGGAGGTTCATTCATCTTACGCATCGAGGACACTGATCGGTCGCGATTTGTGCCTGGCGCCGAAGATTTGATATTAGACACGCTGGAGTGGCTGGGCATTGATTGGGACGAAGGGCCGCGCAAAGGTGGATCGCACGGACCATACCATCAGTCAGAACGGCTGGAGATTTACCACACTTGGGCGAAAAAACTGGTAGAGAAGGGGCTGGCCTATGCCGATCCATACACACCCGAGGAAGTGCAGGGATTTCGAGAAGAAGCGCGAGCGTTGAAAAAAGCTTTCCTGTATCGTGATTATCGGCCAGAAAATCCCCCAGAGTGGGATGGCACTCAGCCGCTCAGATTTAAAGTAACATCACCAAAACGATACACTTGGAATGACCCCGTCATGGGCGAACTATCAGCTGGTCCTGAAGCCCTGGATGATTTCATCCTCATCAAAGCTGACGGCTATCCAACCTACAATTTTGCGCACATCATTGACGACTTTGAGATGGGCATCACTCACGTCATCCGCGGGTTGGAATATATCTCCAGTACCCCTAAATATTTGAGCCTATACGAAGCCCTGGAAATCACACCACCAACCTTGGTTTGCTTACCGCACATCATGGCTCCAGACGGCAGGAAAAAGCTTGGTAAACGAGACGGCGCCAAAAGCGTGACTGATTACCGAACTGATGGAATCCTACCAGAGGCCATGCTGAATTTCTTGGCGTCAATGGGTTGGAATGATGGCACCGAACAGGAAATCTTCAGCAGGCAAGAGCTGATCGATAAATTCAGCCTCGACCGAGTGCAGCGTTCGGGCGCACGTTTTGATGAGAAGCGTTTGCTGTGGATGAATGGACAATGGATCCGCCAAATCAGCCTGGACGACCTCTATCAACGAGTAGAGAGCTATTGGCCACAATCAGCTGCCCAGTTTGATGCGTCATACAAACACCAAGTCTTGGCTCTGGTACAAGATCGGCTCAAAACACTGGCTGAGCTACCCATGATGAGTCGCTTTTTCTTTGAAGAGCCAGACGTCAACTGGGAACTGATCACCAGTAATAAGCAGCTGAAAAAATTATCTGAGGGTGAAATTCGCGAGCTCCTCAAGACCGTACATGACAAGCTGGCAGAGTTGGCCGACTGGAACCCTGAAACCATCCAAGAAACACTAAACCAGCTACTAGAAATCACTGGTCAAAAGCCTGGCGTACTGTTCAGCCTCATTCGCATCGTCACGACATGGGCGCCTTTCAGCCCACAATTAAACGACACGCTGGCATTGTTTGGCAAAGATAAAACCCTCAGCCGCATCGCTAGCCAATTGTAA
- a CDS encoding PEGA domain-containing protein: protein MYHNNTSAKEIVRRTLVYTIMTLMVIGLIVVLLWHNFGYQFNSKDLKIEQNSLVQYDSFPRGAQVSIDGNAFNLTQTKGLIVPGQHQFTMKLNGYEPWQKTLDIKAGTVTHLVYARMIPEKKESTNLKEYPVLESAKFAPGGRFMAGVGVVNGTPKLFWGDVRSYNNPKFTETDISTQHLAQYDLATTKHQFAIAEWDFAGRYVLLKHIYTPEGSDSKIQWLRFDRDNPKEMIDVTNIASVDILDAHFIGTNGNELYVLQNGGHVRQMNVAGASLSRPVLSGVQSFVLYGSETIAYIGTEANVKVAGVWKKGWEQSRIMYRAASAQADDTVKIKASKYFNKDTVVVTVNDTAQIYRGDLRPPTEDSEAVKKFLNSVKKVAFGRTIKDLTLNSDGRMVIIKDETGFVNYDIERETISPVITLDTVSELKWLDEFYVWRRDASGNLVIQEFDGTNVHTLTPVATGYDAALSSDGKYLYSFVGDGDKLILSRLKMTTES, encoded by the coding sequence ATGTACCACAACAATACCTCCGCAAAAGAAATCGTGCGTCGTACTTTGGTGTACACCATCATGACGCTGATGGTGATTGGTCTAATCGTCGTTCTTTTGTGGCACAACTTTGGCTATCAATTCAATTCAAAAGACCTGAAAATCGAGCAAAACAGCTTGGTGCAATATGATTCGTTTCCGCGTGGCGCGCAGGTGTCAATTGATGGCAACGCGTTTAATCTAACGCAGACTAAGGGCTTGATTGTACCTGGACAACATCAGTTCACCATGAAACTGAACGGCTATGAACCATGGCAAAAGACTTTGGACATCAAGGCGGGTACGGTGACGCATTTGGTATATGCTCGGATGATCCCTGAGAAGAAAGAAAGCACCAACCTAAAAGAATATCCAGTGCTGGAATCAGCTAAATTCGCGCCTGGTGGGCGGTTCATGGCTGGTGTGGGTGTGGTAAACGGAACGCCAAAACTGTTTTGGGGTGACGTTCGGTCGTACAACAATCCTAAATTTACGGAAACTGACATTAGCACGCAACATTTGGCGCAGTATGATTTAGCTACGACCAAGCATCAATTTGCCATCGCTGAGTGGGACTTTGCGGGCCGCTACGTGCTGCTCAAGCACATCTATACGCCAGAGGGTTCTGACAGCAAGATCCAGTGGCTGCGCTTTGACCGGGACAATCCAAAAGAGATGATTGATGTGACGAATATTGCCAGCGTGGATATTTTGGATGCACATTTCATCGGTACGAATGGTAATGAATTGTACGTCTTGCAAAATGGCGGTCATGTGCGCCAGATGAATGTGGCTGGCGCTTCCCTGTCGCGTCCAGTACTGTCCGGTGTTCAGTCATTTGTGCTGTATGGTAGCGAGACGATTGCCTACATTGGTACTGAAGCAAACGTCAAGGTGGCTGGCGTGTGGAAAAAAGGCTGGGAGCAGTCGCGAATCATGTATCGGGCTGCGTCAGCGCAGGCTGATGATACAGTCAAAATCAAGGCCTCAAAATATTTCAACAAGGATACCGTGGTTGTGACAGTCAATGACACGGCACAGATCTATCGCGGTGATCTGCGTCCACCAACCGAAGATTCAGAGGCGGTCAAGAAGTTTTTGAATTCGGTGAAAAAGGTGGCGTTTGGACGGACCATCAAAGACCTGACGCTGAACAGCGACGGGCGTATGGTGATTATCAAAGATGAAACCGGCTTCGTGAATTATGACATTGAGCGAGAAACCATTTCACCAGTTATCACGCTTGATACAGTGAGTGAACTTAAGTGGTTGGACGAGTTTTATGTCTGGCGACGTGACGCGAGTGGCAACTTGGTGATTCAGGAGTTTGACGGCACCAATGTGCACACACTAACCCCAGTGGCTACTGGTTACGATGCAGCGCTGTCCTCTGACGGTAAATATCTCTATTCGTTTGTCGGTGACGGTGACAAATTGATCCTCAGTCGTTTGAAGATGACGACAGAGTCATAA
- a CDS encoding sortase, with protein sequence MNPGSPRPFQPPARDQSSARNAAADVIRGQINSIYTGNSSEAAPHTTPAPASTTPQKPALQPQPQPQPQTATPVAKPLLQTEPQGHRLNTAPPTGTTAATTSQTTQLANSTPQATPDQWQQYHSAWQKYYQMYYERYYANHLNAQQSPVQQPQATTPKTADTLSPQQQAIRDLRSKIRSTVNDSAKKVRNSRHFIPALAGTMVMLAFVVLQYNRVILGTVAAYTSPGNIEPQNIIVDPSIDTKVSAEPKIIIPKINVDAPVVYGAAPDVQSQRKAMENGVAHFAVSGASALPGQAGNVVLAGHSSNDAFAAGGYKFIFAQNEKLHKDDVIYLNYEGKRYTYKITGSEVVKPNEVSKIQTGTQKPMLTLVSCVPVGTADKRLLVYADQISPDPNTASAATENNATGQIPGNPSPTVLERIFGAR encoded by the coding sequence ATGAACCCCGGAAGTCCACGACCATTCCAACCGCCAGCACGCGACCAATCATCAGCGCGCAATGCTGCTGCTGATGTCATCCGCGGGCAAATCAACTCGATCTATACTGGCAATTCATCTGAAGCTGCGCCCCACACCACGCCCGCGCCAGCCAGCACAACCCCACAAAAGCCAGCGCTGCAACCACAACCGCAACCTCAGCCACAAACCGCTACGCCAGTAGCCAAGCCACTTTTACAGACCGAGCCGCAGGGCCACCGCCTCAACACTGCGCCACCTACTGGCACGACCGCCGCAACCACCAGCCAGACCACTCAACTAGCCAACAGCACCCCGCAAGCCACACCTGACCAGTGGCAGCAATACCACAGTGCGTGGCAAAAATATTATCAGATGTACTACGAACGGTATTATGCTAACCACCTGAATGCCCAGCAGTCTCCAGTTCAGCAGCCACAGGCTACTACTCCAAAAACAGCAGATACCTTGTCACCGCAGCAACAGGCCATCCGCGATCTGCGCTCCAAGATCCGCAGCACCGTCAATGACTCCGCCAAAAAAGTGCGAAATTCTCGACATTTCATCCCAGCTCTAGCTGGCACCATGGTCATGTTGGCATTTGTCGTCTTGCAATACAACCGAGTCATTTTGGGCACCGTCGCAGCCTATACCAGCCCCGGCAACATTGAACCTCAGAATATCATCGTCGACCCAAGCATTGACACCAAAGTCAGTGCTGAACCAAAAATCATCATCCCAAAGATCAATGTTGACGCACCAGTCGTATACGGCGCCGCACCAGATGTCCAGTCGCAGCGCAAGGCCATGGAAAACGGCGTGGCACACTTTGCCGTGTCTGGAGCCAGCGCATTGCCAGGGCAGGCGGGAAATGTCGTCTTGGCCGGCCACTCAAGCAATGACGCCTTTGCCGCCGGAGGATATAAATTCATCTTCGCCCAAAATGAAAAGCTCCACAAAGATGACGTCATATACCTTAACTATGAAGGCAAAAGATATACCTATAAAATTACTGGCTCAGAAGTCGTCAAGCCAAACGAGGTATCAAAAATCCAAACTGGCACCCAAAAACCAATGTTGACACTGGTCAGTTGCGTTCCTGTTGGCACTGCCGACAAGCGTCTGTTGGTCTACGCTGATCAAATCAGTCCAGATCCAAACACTGCTTCCGCTGCCACTGAAAACAACGCGACAGGGCAAATACCAGGCAATCCATCGCCAACTGTCTTGGAGCGCATCTTTGGTGCTAGATAG